From the Desulfovibrio sp. Fe33 genome, one window contains:
- a CDS encoding S1C family serine protease produces MPKHLPRFICSSSSNYMRVVCFIIPILVASCATLPEKIQKNIYQNDFSSALILLEEKGVGAVVDPKADEEELAARNIYENGVNNYYRQKIDDELSSGNLRQAYQYSLEAKTFCPWSSWAQNESNDLHEQLQRIKNLEIKWKRILGSNAITLEDAYEIKKDVSAVYNIINDTPFLVSTFNSATKVIVKKLAEGVKSLGEKLTKEDVDVFENSLDDFPNLGHEKGLIVGAFKDYALLPKIKDIKDEDVLLNGLPKEALNNLVIFFQNSNRYRLMDECYIVVKQLFISWTESYFSAWLVDDNVSYAMIDLAEKINSDLAFLSTEQFKNSISTGHILRANRRSGDGKSAAISLLHLQRAKMLSSKMWERDGRKVLSVAEASLKSTTPVSASISVGGDPNISPILYDLLRNSFAYRVKSNTKSYFKWTWRSPELEKSDVEVYFSDIKAFFPSRSDLSVVNSKYLSHYQDVPNPQKEYLASRLQWAESSVNSAEWNYDSAVSRHNFNPTQLSLNNVNNAYNDYSMAVNTYNSILRQYNRTPSTISEPVFLAYTFEQGSIKSGWSISAKFYSGSYVDNFSKQLVDSDFVRLGSKYNDSNSNYRRDDGIDIDVSNEAMIDKLNKILSAMMISFEDSISKLKLHDFQRVEGEEKELLISLYQPFGPRMPKTASNWIKEAFTNFDLPSSEAKPRAISLARKHQSTNGMNLKQFVSYHEDTVCEIKHDFGRGTGTLISNDGLILTCAHVLNGSRFIATFHSGTNKGNYECKTVFVDEKNDVALVRAIGLKASKWATIRLKRPTVKGEQIIAIGNPGLRGGETNIAGATKGIVSNPDLSVYGTQRTVNDITIASGSSGGPVFSFETGELVGVVTAVWSAGLAQEGGVSSSGYFCLSAPAAHLTEWLGVRY; encoded by the coding sequence ATGCCTAAGCATTTACCCAGATTTATTTGCAGTAGTTCTTCAAACTACATGCGAGTGGTATGCTTTATAATTCCAATCTTGGTCGCTTCATGCGCAACGCTGCCTGAGAAGATTCAAAAGAACATTTATCAAAACGATTTTAGTTCCGCTTTGATCTTATTGGAAGAGAAAGGGGTTGGGGCCGTCGTCGATCCAAAAGCAGATGAAGAAGAGTTAGCTGCAAGGAATATATACGAGAATGGAGTTAACAACTATTATCGTCAAAAGATTGATGATGAACTCTCCTCAGGCAATCTAAGGCAGGCATATCAGTATTCATTGGAAGCAAAGACTTTTTGTCCATGGTCTTCTTGGGCGCAAAATGAATCAAACGACCTTCATGAACAGCTGCAACGAATTAAAAACCTTGAAATAAAGTGGAAACGCATCCTCGGAAGCAATGCTATAACGCTAGAGGATGCTTATGAAATTAAAAAAGATGTAAGTGCTGTCTACAACATAATTAATGACACGCCATTTTTGGTAAGCACTTTTAATTCAGCTACAAAAGTAATTGTGAAAAAGCTTGCTGAGGGCGTGAAGTCTTTAGGCGAAAAGCTTACAAAGGAGGATGTTGATGTTTTTGAAAATTCCTTAGACGATTTTCCAAACCTTGGACACGAGAAAGGGTTAATCGTTGGGGCATTTAAGGACTATGCGTTGCTCCCGAAGATAAAAGACATAAAGGATGAAGATGTTTTACTTAATGGCCTGCCAAAAGAGGCTTTAAATAATTTAGTAATATTTTTTCAAAACAGCAATCGTTACCGCCTAATGGATGAATGCTATATTGTAGTTAAGCAGTTGTTCATTAGCTGGACGGAATCCTATTTTTCAGCATGGTTAGTGGACGACAACGTCAGTTATGCTATGATTGACTTGGCAGAGAAAATAAATAGCGATCTAGCATTTCTATCAACAGAACAATTCAAAAACAGCATATCAACTGGTCACATTCTGAGAGCAAATAGACGTTCTGGCGACGGGAAAAGTGCTGCAATATCTCTATTGCATTTACAAAGAGCAAAAATGCTGAGCAGCAAAATGTGGGAGCGTGATGGTAGAAAAGTTTTGAGTGTGGCAGAGGCCAGCCTAAAATCGACAACACCAGTGTCAGCTTCTATAAGTGTCGGAGGAGACCCAAATATTTCTCCAATTCTTTATGATCTTTTGCGAAATTCTTTCGCCTATAGGGTAAAGTCAAACACCAAATCATACTTTAAGTGGACCTGGAGAAGTCCAGAATTGGAGAAAAGTGATGTTGAAGTTTATTTTTCCGACATTAAGGCTTTTTTCCCATCAAGAAGTGATTTGAGTGTCGTTAACTCAAAATACCTGTCACATTATCAAGACGTGCCCAACCCACAAAAAGAGTACCTCGCATCGAGACTACAATGGGCCGAGAGCTCTGTAAATAGTGCAGAGTGGAATTACGACAGTGCGGTGTCTAGACACAATTTCAACCCTACACAGTTGAGTCTTAACAATGTAAACAATGCATATAACGATTACTCCATGGCTGTTAACACATATAATTCGATTCTTAGGCAGTACAATAGGACCCCGTCGACGATTAGTGAACCTGTATTCTTAGCTTATACCTTCGAGCAAGGCTCAATCAAATCTGGATGGTCAATCTCCGCTAAATTTTATTCTGGTAGCTATGTTGATAATTTCTCAAAACAGCTAGTCGACTCGGACTTTGTTCGATTGGGTTCTAAGTACAATGACAGTAATTCAAATTACAGACGGGATGATGGCATTGATATCGATGTGTCTAACGAGGCTATGATCGATAAACTCAACAAGATACTTTCCGCCATGATGATCTCATTCGAGGACTCAATTTCCAAACTAAAACTACATGATTTTCAAAGAGTTGAAGGAGAGGAAAAAGAACTGTTGATCTCTCTGTATCAGCCGTTTGGCCCTCGTATGCCTAAGACGGCAAGCAATTGGATTAAGGAGGCGTTTACAAACTTTGACCTGCCCTCGAGTGAGGCCAAGCCACGAGCTATCTCATTAGCCCGCAAGCACCAGTCCACTAACGGCATGAACCTTAAACAATTTGTATCTTACCATGAAGACACCGTCTGTGAAATTAAACATGATTTTGGCCGAGGAACAGGCACTCTGATTTCTAATGATGGATTGATTCTGACTTGCGCACATGTGCTGAACGGCTCTCGATTTATCGCCACATTCCACTCTGGAACAAATAAAGGGAATTATGAATGTAAGACCGTATTTGTGGATGAAAAAAATGACGTCGCCCTAGTACGTGCTATAGGCCTAAAGGCTTCTAAATGGGCTACTATCCGCTTAAAACGACCTACGGTTAAGGGGGAACAAATTATTGCTATAGGTAATCCCGGTTTGCGAGGAGGAGAAACAAACATTGCCGGAGCAACCAAAGGCATCGTTAGTAATCCCGATTTGAGTGTCTACGGCACTCAAAGAACCGTAAATGATATTACAATTGCTTCAGGGTCTAGTGGAGGGCCGGTGTTTTCGTTTGAAACCGGTGAATTGGTCGGTGTCGTTACAGCAGTTTGGTCCGCAGGCTTGGCGCAAGAAGGCGGCGTGTCCTCGTCCGGTTACTTTTGCCTTAGTGCACCAGCCGCACATTTAACTGAATGGTTAGGAGTTCGCTATTAA
- a CDS encoding DUF1883 domain-containing protein: MCECYIIPNFSSYKNGRKHKFYGGLAKQSPIRISIPSTGHWHVAVDMQGLRGSTRASVRMLPGPLPEIRQTPLSDIPSLVQRNIPPSVESEGRTHDVFISHASEDKDEIVRSLANALIGQGLSVWYDEFSLRIGDSLRQKIDKGLATSRVCLVVLSQSFISKGWTNYELDGIVTRSISGEQILLPIWHNITKQQVMDFSPSLADKVARSTATHTVDEIAIEIAELLNRD; encoded by the coding sequence TTGTGCGAATGCTACATAATACCGAATTTCTCCAGTTACAAGAACGGGCGTAAGCATAAATTTTATGGTGGATTAGCTAAGCAGTCACCTATCCGTATCTCCATTCCAAGCACTGGGCATTGGCATGTAGCAGTTGACATGCAAGGGCTACGTGGCAGTACCAGAGCCTCAGTGAGAATGTTGCCAGGTCCTTTGCCTGAAATACGGCAAACGCCACTCTCCGATATCCCTAGTCTTGTGCAAAGGAATATTCCACCATCAGTTGAATCTGAAGGCAGAACACATGATGTATTTATATCTCACGCGTCAGAAGACAAAGATGAAATTGTAAGGTCGCTAGCAAACGCTTTGATTGGACAAGGTCTGAGTGTCTGGTATGATGAATTCTCTTTACGCATTGGCGATAGCTTGCGGCAGAAGATAGATAAAGGGCTAGCTACAAGCCGTGTCTGTCTTGTTGTGTTATCACAATCATTTATAAGTAAAGGCTGGACAAACTACGAACTTGATGGAATCGTTACCCGATCTATATCCGGCGAGCAAATTCTTTTACCTATTTGGCACAATATTACCAAACAACAAGTTATGGACTTTAGTCCTTCTTTGGCTGATAAAGTTGCAAGAAGTACAGCAACTCACACAGTCGATGAAATTGCTATAGAAATAGCAGAGTTGCTCAATAGGGATTAA
- a CDS encoding Fic family protein has product MKQDKEKALFIARKVFAELVFDVQSLEGMPFTMPEVQTYLQGVTVGGHKVADVEKLKQQKLGWELVIDMVRQDTFSLTKETACTIQGVLGLGEALDPGQFRSGQVGIAGTEYKPPKASELDSIFERVIKDILVLEDVRGQAYRLHLDFARNQFFWDANKRTGLLMLNGHLMSHGYAPLSVPAKRLTEYNAGMIRFYESGDYAEMMGFLRECHEAMYGRFE; this is encoded by the coding sequence ATGAAACAGGACAAAGAAAAAGCACTATTCATAGCTAGAAAAGTCTTCGCTGAGCTCGTGTTCGACGTGCAGAGCCTGGAAGGGATGCCCTTCACCATGCCCGAGGTGCAGACCTACCTCCAGGGAGTGACTGTCGGCGGGCACAAGGTTGCCGACGTCGAGAAGCTCAAACAGCAGAAGCTCGGCTGGGAGCTGGTCATCGACATGGTCAGGCAGGACACGTTCAGCCTGACCAAGGAAACGGCCTGCACGATACAGGGCGTCTTGGGGCTCGGCGAGGCGTTGGACCCCGGCCAGTTCCGCTCGGGTCAGGTCGGCATCGCCGGGACCGAGTACAAGCCGCCCAAGGCGAGCGAACTGGACTCAATCTTCGAGCGGGTGATCAAGGATATCCTGGTGCTTGAGGACGTGCGCGGGCAGGCTTATCGACTGCACCTCGACTTCGCCCGCAACCAGTTCTTCTGGGACGCCAACAAGCGCACGGGCCTGCTGATGCTCAACGGCCATCTCATGAGCCACGGCTATGCGCCGCTGTCGGTGCCCGCCAAGCGGCTCACCGAGTACAACGCGGGCATGATCCGTTTCTATGAGTCGGGCGATTACGCCGAGATGATGGGCTTTCTGAGGGAGTGCCACGAGGCCATGTACGGGCGGTTTGAGTAG
- a CDS encoding tetratricopeptide repeat protein: MPGTNVCLWKGTKKDSKRAFEYYSISAANGEMRAICELGGLYYDGSGVDRDLKKAYECFLCAAEMGDSKAQLWVAMMFARGDGTPKNYAMAFNWYQRAANQKKICRLFRVGQSVREWERDRN; the protein is encoded by the coding sequence CTGCCTGGGACGAATGTATGCTTATGGAAGGGGACAAAGAAAGATTCTAAGCGGGCATTCGAGTATTATTCCATCTCAGCCGCAAATGGCGAAATGCGAGCGATATGTGAGCTGGGAGGCCTTTATTATGATGGGAGCGGTGTCGATCGAGATTTGAAAAAAGCCTACGAATGCTTTCTCTGTGCTGCGGAGATGGGGGATAGCAAGGCACAATTGTGGGTAGCAATGATGTTTGCTAGAGGCGATGGCACTCCGAAAAATTATGCAATGGCTTTCAATTGGTATCAGCGCGCTGCGAATCAAAAAAAGATCTGCCGCTTATTTCGAGTTGGGCAAAGCGTACGAGAATGGGAGAGGGACAGAAATTGA